The Silurus meridionalis isolate SWU-2019-XX chromosome 16, ASM1480568v1, whole genome shotgun sequence genome has a segment encoding these proteins:
- the LOC124398745 gene encoding peptidase inhibitor 16-like, translating to MIWRTFLHVRFWLVLALASGQLTDNEISRIVDLHNQYRSSVTPPAANMQRMIWNKQLSQVAASYASQCTWGHNPKAFGVVGENLFMTLGPFVVDQPLGLWFAENSSYSFTSNTCADGKECGHYTQMVWADTYLVGCATQFCPDVSNFNAQNATILVCNYHPPGNIMGQSPYTAGSSCSSCSPGTIGCLNNACDRGTNLTLGLPANVTASLIYPYAGSSSGYLKPSAATLLLAGLTALYIRTT from the exons ATGATCTGGAGAACTTTCCTGCACGTCCGATTCTGGCTGGTCCTGGCTTTAGCGTCTGGGCAGCTCACTGATAATGAAATATCACGGATTGTGGATTTGCACAACCAGTACCGCTCCTCAGTCACTCCTCCAGCTGCTAACATGCAACGCATG aTTTGGAATAAACAGTTGAGTCAGGTGGCGGCGTCATACGCCTCTCAGTGCACTTGGGGGCACAACCCAAAAGCATTCGGTGTGGTGGGGGAAAACCTCTTCATGACGCTCGGACCCTTTGTAGTCGACCAGCCACTCGGTTTATG GTTTGCAGAAAACAGTAGTTACAGCTTTACCAGCAACACCTGTGCAGATGGGAAAGAGTGTGGACACTACACGCAg ATGGTATGGGCGGACACATACTTGGTTGGGTGTGCGACACAATTCTGTCCAGATGTTTCAAACTTTAATGCTCAAAATGCCACCATTTTGGTCTGCAACTATCACCCTCC AGGTAATATAATGGGACAGTCTCCATATACGGCAGGATCTTCATGCTCCTCGTGTTCACCCGGGACAATAGGATGTTTGAACAATGCCTGCG ATCGGGGTACCAACTTAACCTTGGGACTTCCAGCTAACGTTACAGCGAGTTTAATTTACCCATACGCAGGAAGTTCTTCTGGATATTTAAAGCCCTCAGCTGCTACGCTTCTGCTCGCCGGTCTGACGGCTCTTTATATCCGAACGACATGA